The following nucleotide sequence is from Streptomyces sp. HUAS CB01.
ACCGGCAAGGCGCGCCGGGTGCTCTCCGGTAGGCAGCTGTGCGAGGCCCTGCACCGTCCCGACCTCGCGGAGCTGCTGGGTACGCCGGGAGAGCGCGCGAAGTCCGCCGTCGGGAGCGACAGCACCGTCGGGTCCGGCAGCAACGCGCTGGCCGTCCCCTCGGCCGAGGTCGAGTTCGAGACGTACACCGTGACGCTCGGGGCCACCTACGACGGCCGCCCGGTGGCCGGGTCCACCGCGTACCCGGGGAACGACGCGCAACGGGTCACGGCCCTCGGCCGGCCGGCGGTCCTCTACTCGGACCGCACCATCAGCATCAGCTTCCGCCTCGACGGGAGCGATGCCTCCTCCGACGGCCCCGGACTGCCGGTCCGCACCCTCAGCGTGGCCCAGGACGCCGAGGACGGCGGGGGCTCCTTCGAGGTGAGCCTGTGGCGCACGGACGGCAGGGTGCCCGACGACGCGGTACTGCTCCGGGTCGCCGAGAAGGTGCTGCCGACCGTTCCGGGGTGGGCCGACCGCCGGTGAGGTCGCGGCGGGGCGCATCGCCCCGCCTCGCCCGTCGAGGGGACCGGGCCGGCCTCGGTCCCCCTCCCCGGGCAGCGGGGCCGGGCCCCGGCGTCACGGCACGAGCCGGGTCATCACCTCGGGGGGCAGCGACGGATTGGCTGCGGCCGCCTGCGCCACCTGCCGGTCCGCATCGTCGAGCAGGCCGGTCAGGACCTGCGGGGGAAGGGCGGGATGTCCCGCGGCGGCGCGCCTGCCCCGCCCGTCCGCCAGACAGGCGAGCAGCACGGCGGCCGTCGCAGCTCCGTGGGCGGCGACCTCCCTGAACACCCGCTGGACCGGGGGGTCGTGCCGCGCCAGTTCCTCCAGCAGCGCCGGCGACGCGGGGCCGGCGCGCCCGCCCCTGGGGCCCCGGCCGAACGCCCTTCGCCTCACCCGCCGGCTCGACCTCGACGCGCCTGGTTGCGCGCGCCGCCCCCCTCGTGGCGCCGTGCACGCCGGGGGCGGCGCGGACCTCACCCTTCCGGGACTGCGACCTCGGGCTCGGATCCGGTCGTGGCCCCGGGCTCGGGATCGGGCTCCCAGCGCAGCAGGT
It contains:
- a CDS encoding DUF6215 domain-containing protein gives rise to the protein MTDEIGASAKSVSAWGQAVAAVALVGTLGVGLWGLGEASSSGTGERPPATCFDGESEEPDDGTGKARRVLSGRQLCEALHRPDLAELLGTPGERAKSAVGSDSTVGSGSNALAVPSAEVEFETYTVTLGATYDGRPVAGSTAYPGNDAQRVTALGRPAVLYSDRTISISFRLDGSDASSDGPGLPVRTLSVAQDAEDGGGSFEVSLWRTDGRVPDDAVLLRVAEKVLPTVPGWADRR